Genomic window (Cyprinus carpio isolate SPL01 chromosome B7, ASM1834038v1, whole genome shotgun sequence):
TATGACAATAAAATGAGAAGATTCACCTCACCTTCAGCAGTTCAGCCAAGTCATTACCAATGAAAGGCAGCACAGGCTCATGAGTCTGGTATCTGGTGAGGAAAGGTGTTACACTTCGACACACTGCCATGAAAAAGTGAAGCTTTGCCAGAATGAGAGGGTCTTTGGTTGCCGCCGCAATGGTATCATAGGAGGACGTCCCAGGGTTAGGAAGCTTTTTGGTGCTAACAGCCTCAACATACTTCATCATGTCTGGCCAGATGACAAGGGCCCTCTCCGCCACAGGGAGGTTCTCGACCCAGCGATGAGCACAAAAAGGCAAAGCGAAGATTTTGGACTTTGTGAGATTACAGAAATCCTCCCTTCTTGCTGGCACATTGTGAAAAATTGTATGCAGAGCTCTTAGAAACTTCTCCATATGCCAGTCGGTGAATCCACATTTGACAGCATTATGGAGAGTATGCAGGCCACAACTCCCCACCACTGCCAGCTGAGCACCCCCAAAATGCTCTGCATGCTCCTGCTGCAGCATCTCAAAAAAACGCCAATTAACATTGGGTCCATCCATAGACACAGAGACCGTCTTCCTCAAGTCAAGGTCACATACACACTTCTAAAAGACATGAAAAGCAAATTTTAAACAAAGacattatggtaacactttacaataagggtacATGATTAATGATGTACTAATATCtgaattaatagtttattaatcatgaACTAATTAATGGACCAATAAGGAATTAATGATGGACTAACCTTAGCTACGCCTGGAATCATGAGGATTCATGTGTTAACTACAGCCACCTTAACTACACGTTAACACACACGTTTGTTAGTTAACATGTTAACATTAACAACGAATGATCAGCTTCATCAAGTTGACTCTTTAAGAAGAAAGAAGAACAGCAGACATCGCTCAGAACTGAATCAACTTGATCAGCACTAATCTTGCACTGTTTATTGCATTTCACACATACACCACACCGCTTCAGTATTACTCCTGACTTGTACACGTGACTGGTGCAGACAATTTTTAAGcatttcaaaatgtacttttCCCCTATCCCTGGTTAACAACTTACCAGAAATGTTGTTCTTGACGACAGCTCTGATTATATTTATTTCCAGGAAGAATGTTGTTTCGTNNNNNNNNNNNNNNNNNNNNNNNNNNNNNNNNNNNNNNNNNNNNNNNNNNNNNNNNNNNNNNNNNNNNNNNNNNNNNNNNNNNNNNNNNNNNNNNNNNNNNNNNNNNNNNNNNNNNNNNNNNNNNNNNNNNNNNNNNNNNNNNNNNNNNNNNNNNNNNNNNNNNNNNNNNNNNNNNNNNNN
Coding sequences:
- the LOC122138021 gene encoding uncharacterized protein LOC122138021; amino-acid sequence: MDGPNVNWRFFEMLQQEHAEHFGGAQLAVVGSCGLHTLHNAVKCGFTDWHMEKFLRALHTIFHNVPARREDFCNLTKSKIFALPFCAHRWVENLPVAERALVIWPDMMKYVEAVSTKKLPNPGTSSYDTIAAATKDPLILAKLHFFMAVCRSVTPFLTRYQTHEPVLPFIGNDLAELLKSLLRRFIKQELLNDATPRHLVRLDVSDMQSRVHLRAVDIGIGAEAAIKIFWKYIMCDQTAPGVPVVRPVYSALHWIEGKRRERKLFT